Proteins encoded within one genomic window of Aurantiacibacter spongiae:
- a CDS encoding TonB-dependent receptor domain-containing protein, with protein MSGRSERTVRAGSALVHVLLAGAALAVPVGALAQAGRGAPPRDGAEDAPPKDIVVTGTLIRSGRRDAPVPIEVIDAADLARQGAPSLLELARQLPVSNGVLGDASQFDPRSQFNQGSASVNLRGLGPQRTLVLLNGRRMVATGAGNVPLVDINLFPANALDRIEILKDGAAATYGSDAIAGVVNVITRTDQDGLLVQGDYRLVAGSDGDWSAGVSYGAEIGPARVLLSAGYQRRGELRVTDRAFAMRPYPQNPQGGFSGGGNPGNFDFDAARGGISFDADEGCGALGGFRSLPGSTADLCLTSYLGFTNLVEPEDRFQLFGDVAFDLTARAVLRLTGLYGRTATVLNTSPSFLPTIAPSANAAFGGTGLFTIPAYAPALIDYCARFGEEAGCATGADGKPAAAALAYPVRFRPLLAGGNPLFDNDRNVAALDRNSDAYQIAAELTYEVGSDLTLTAGATYSEYDRFFEVGDSFVDYLQNALAGFGGPDCAFADPASRAGLTTDELARIAGTRGCTYFNPFSTGVDANRISGQANPNFAGNGSPAGLDTSPGAGLVNDPSTVGHFYNVWGRTANTRQWVADLVLTGGTGLVLPGGEVDFAIGGQFRRDSHVRTYEGGNNLDLYPCPGSVLDPQERCDPEPGALGFIGAGRDFAVDQDILALFAEVQLPVTQRLFAQLAARFEDYGGSVGSTFDPQVRVRYRATDWLTLRGGLGTTFRGPPPNQTAADTVILTFIGGAFRAVDLLANPDLAPESATTWNVGAVVDGGGLAASIDYWSYDLAGAIENEPVAGIVSALFGASGTANCGDPAYNALQARFTFSGGICGGGNVQRLRTFAVNSADLTTSGLDMAASYDWRIGTLDVQIGARGTYVLDYAVGDVVVEGVVVQPAFDAVGLLNYQTTAYPIPDWKAQLWVQLLAGNHALRLQANHVDDYADQRGDAVFGPNEGVLAGASVAAGRLVDSFTTLDLTWRWSPRRDTTVSLALANLLDADPPFARLDQNYDPFTANPLGLTAKFGISQAF; from the coding sequence ATGTCGGGTCGCAGCGAACGGACCGTCCGGGCCGGATCGGCGCTTGTTCACGTCCTGCTGGCGGGGGCCGCGCTGGCCGTTCCGGTGGGCGCGCTGGCGCAGGCCGGCCGAGGCGCCCCGCCGCGCGACGGGGCAGAGGATGCGCCGCCGAAGGACATCGTCGTCACCGGGACGCTGATCCGCAGCGGCCGCCGGGATGCGCCGGTGCCCATCGAGGTGATCGACGCCGCCGACCTCGCGCGGCAGGGCGCGCCAAGCCTGCTGGAGTTGGCGCGGCAACTGCCCGTTTCAAACGGCGTGCTGGGCGATGCCAGCCAGTTCGATCCGCGCAGCCAGTTCAACCAGGGTTCCGCCAGCGTCAATTTGCGCGGCCTCGGCCCGCAGCGCACGCTGGTGCTGCTGAACGGGCGGCGGATGGTGGCTACGGGGGCGGGGAATGTCCCGCTGGTCGACATCAACCTGTTTCCCGCCAATGCCCTCGATCGCATCGAGATCCTCAAGGACGGGGCGGCGGCGACCTACGGTTCGGACGCCATTGCCGGGGTGGTCAATGTCATCACCCGCACCGATCAGGATGGCCTGCTGGTGCAGGGCGACTATCGCCTCGTCGCGGGTTCGGACGGAGACTGGAGCGCCGGCGTCAGCTATGGCGCCGAGATCGGGCCGGCGCGGGTGTTGCTGTCCGCCGGTTATCAGCGGCGCGGCGAACTGCGCGTGACCGACCGCGCCTTCGCCATGCGCCCCTATCCGCAAAACCCGCAGGGCGGCTTTTCGGGCGGCGGCAATCCCGGCAATTTCGACTTCGATGCCGCGCGCGGCGGTATCAGCTTCGATGCCGATGAGGGGTGCGGGGCGCTGGGCGGGTTCCGCTCGCTTCCCGGATCGACGGCGGACCTGTGCCTGACCTCCTATCTCGGTTTCACCAATCTGGTCGAGCCGGAAGACCGCTTCCAGCTGTTCGGCGACGTGGCCTTCGACCTGACCGCGCGAGCCGTGCTGCGGCTGACGGGCCTTTACGGACGGACGGCGACGGTGCTCAACACCTCGCCCAGCTTCCTGCCGACCATCGCCCCTTCTGCCAATGCCGCGTTCGGCGGGACCGGCCTGTTCACCATCCCCGCCTACGCCCCCGCGCTGATCGACTACTGCGCCCGCTTCGGCGAGGAGGCGGGCTGCGCGACGGGAGCGGACGGGAAGCCCGCCGCCGCCGCGCTCGCCTATCCGGTGCGCTTTCGCCCGTTGCTGGCGGGGGGCAACCCGCTGTTCGACAACGACCGCAACGTCGCCGCGCTCGACCGCAATTCGGACGCCTACCAGATCGCCGCGGAGCTGACCTACGAGGTGGGAAGCGACCTGACCCTGACGGCGGGCGCGACCTATTCCGAATATGACCGCTTCTTCGAGGTCGGCGACAGTTTCGTCGATTATCTACAGAATGCGCTCGCCGGTTTCGGCGGACCGGACTGCGCCTTCGCCGATCCCGCCTCGCGCGCCGGCCTGACCACGGACGAGCTGGCGCGCATTGCGGGTACACGCGGCTGCACCTACTTCAATCCCTTCTCCACCGGCGTCGACGCGAACCGCATCTCCGGGCAGGCGAACCCGAACTTTGCCGGCAACGGCAGCCCCGCCGGCCTGGACACCAGCCCCGGCGCCGGGCTGGTGAACGATCCATCGACCGTCGGCCATTTCTACAATGTATGGGGCCGCACCGCGAATACGCGGCAGTGGGTGGCAGACCTGGTGCTGACCGGCGGAACCGGGCTCGTCCTGCCGGGCGGAGAGGTGGATTTCGCCATCGGGGGCCAGTTCAGGCGCGATTCCCATGTGCGCACCTACGAGGGCGGCAACAATCTCGACCTGTATCCGTGCCCCGGCTCAGTGCTCGATCCGCAGGAGCGATGCGATCCCGAACCCGGCGCTCTCGGTTTCATCGGGGCGGGACGCGATTTCGCCGTGGATCAGGACATTCTCGCGCTTTTTGCCGAGGTGCAACTGCCCGTCACGCAGCGCCTGTTCGCACAACTGGCCGCGCGGTTCGAGGATTACGGCGGCTCCGTCGGCTCCACCTTCGATCCGCAGGTTCGCGTCCGCTACCGGGCGACCGACTGGCTGACCCTGCGCGGCGGTCTGGGCACGACCTTTCGCGGCCCGCCCCCGAACCAGACCGCCGCTGATACCGTGATCCTCACTTTCATCGGGGGCGCGTTCCGTGCCGTGGACCTCCTTGCCAACCCGGACCTTGCCCCCGAAAGCGCGACGACCTGGAACGTCGGCGCGGTGGTCGATGGCGGAGGCCTCGCCGCCAGCATCGATTACTGGTCATACGACCTTGCCGGGGCGATCGAGAACGAGCCGGTGGCCGGCATCGTTTCCGCCCTGTTCGGTGCCAGCGGCACCGCCAATTGCGGCGACCCTGCCTATAATGCGCTACAGGCGCGCTTCACGTTTTCCGGCGGGATATGCGGTGGCGGCAATGTCCAGCGGCTGCGCACCTTCGCGGTCAATTCCGCCGACCTGACGACCAGCGGCCTCGACATGGCTGCCAGCTACGACTGGCGCATCGGTACGCTGGACGTGCAGATCGGGGCCAGGGGAACCTATGTCCTCGATTACGCGGTGGGCGATGTCGTCGTGGAGGGCGTGGTGGTGCAACCGGCTTTCGATGCGGTCGGTCTGCTCAACTATCAGACGACCGCGTACCCGATCCCCGACTGGAAGGCGCAGCTATGGGTGCAGCTCCTCGCCGGAAACCACGCGCTGCGGTTGCAGGCTAATCATGTCGACGATTACGCCGATCAACGCGGTGACGCGGTGTTCGGACCGAATGAGGGCGTGCTGGCCGGGGCGAGCGTGGCGGCGGGGCGGCTGGTGGACAGCTTCACCACGCTCGACCTGACCTGGCGCTGGTCCCCGCGGCGCGACACCACCGTCAGCCTCGCGCTCGCCAACCTGCTCGATGCCGATCCCCCTTTCGCCCGGCTCGATCAGAACTACGATCCGTTCACCGCCAATCCGCTCGGCCTCACGGCGAAGTTCGGGATCAGCCAGGCGTTCTGA
- the purC gene encoding phosphoribosylaminoimidazolesuccinocarboxamide synthase has product MSRRRQIYEGKAKILYEGPEPGTIIQYFKDDATAFNAEKRGTINGKGVINNRISEHVFTRLAHIGIPTHFIRRLNMREQLVRQVEIIPLEVVLRNVAAGSISKRLGIEEGEMLPHTLIEYYLKSDDLGDPLVSEEHIACFNWASHEEMQDIAAMAIRINDFLCGMFAAIDIRLVDFKLEFGRIYDGDFSRVILADEISPDNCRLWDMTSGEKLDKDRFRRDLGGEEEAYQEVARRLGLLQGEDNGPGEVLDMSAHRSRLRQTPPAKPKK; this is encoded by the coding sequence ATGTCCCGTCGTCGCCAGATCTACGAAGGCAAGGCCAAGATCCTCTATGAAGGGCCGGAGCCGGGCACGATCATTCAGTATTTCAAGGACGATGCGACCGCCTTCAACGCGGAAAAGCGCGGTACGATCAACGGCAAGGGCGTCATCAACAACCGCATTTCGGAGCATGTCTTCACGCGGCTGGCCCATATCGGCATCCCCACCCACTTCATTCGCCGCCTCAACATGCGCGAGCAACTGGTGCGGCAGGTCGAGATCATTCCGCTCGAGGTGGTGCTGCGCAACGTCGCCGCCGGCTCGATCTCCAAGCGCCTCGGCATCGAGGAAGGCGAGATGCTGCCGCATACGCTGATCGAGTACTACCTCAAGTCCGACGATCTGGGCGATCCGCTGGTCAGCGAGGAGCACATCGCCTGCTTCAACTGGGCCAGTCACGAAGAGATGCAGGACATCGCCGCCATGGCGATCCGCATCAACGATTTCCTGTGCGGCATGTTCGCCGCGATTGATATCCGCCTGGTCGATTTCAAGCTCGAATTCGGACGCATCTACGACGGCGATTTCAGCCGCGTGATCCTGGCCGACGAGATCAGCCCCGACAATTGCCGCCTGTGGGACATGACCAGCGGCGAAAAGCTGGACAAGGATCGCTTCCGCCGCGACCTGGGCGGAGAGGAAGAGGCCTATCAGGAGGTCGCGCGTCGCCTTGGCCTGTTGCAGGGAGAGGACAACGGACCGGGCGAGGTGCTCGACATGAGCGCCCACCGCTCGCGCCTGCGTCAGACCCCGCCGGCAAAGCCGAAGAAGTAG